GAGGGGGCTTCTGGAGAAGGGGGTATGCCCATGAACGCCGAACGCCGTGTGGATCACAGCGCGCTGCGCACCAATCAGGCGTTTATCATCGGCCTGCTGGCGCTGGCTTTCCTGCTGAATGCGCCGGTGCTGGTGGCTTTCGTGGCGGCAGTGATGCTCATCGGGACGATCTGGCCGGGGGCTGGCCTGTTCAAGCGCGTTTACCAGCATGTGCTGCGGCCAGCGGGTCTGGTTCGACCGGATGTGCGCCCGGATAATCCAGAGCCGCACCGCTTTGCCCAGGGACTGGGCGGGGTGTTCACCGCCCTGGGAGTGTTGGCCCTGGCGCTGGGGGCGTCTATCCCCGGCTGGGCGCTGACCGGGCTGGTGATCGGCCTGGCGGCGCTGAATCTGTTTGCTGGG
This sequence is a window from Anaerolineae bacterium. Protein-coding genes within it:
- a CDS encoding DUF4395 domain-containing protein — translated: MPMNAERRVDHSALRTNQAFIIGLLALAFLLNAPVLVAFVAAVMLIGTIWPGAGLFKRVYQHVLRPAGLVRPDVRPDNPEPHRFAQGLGGVFTALGVLALALGASIPGWALTGLVIGLAALNLFAGWCAGCTLYYWLARLGVPGFDRQPVEAGQ